The genomic segment GTCGACGGGTCGAAGTCCGCGAGTTTGTTCTGGAGGAGCGTGTTTCGCACGAGGAGGTCCAGCGACGACTCCGTCATCTCGCTGCCGCGGAGGCGGCCGAGGACCGGCGCGAGGACGACGGCCGGCGTCTCGTCCAGCGGGATGCTCGCCGGGTACTTGTCCTGAGCCGGACGGAAACTGTCGGACACGTCGAACACGTCGCCCTTCGCGCGGATGTCGTGTTCCTGACTCAGCAACTGCGGCGTGGAGGTTAGCGTGAACGCCTCGAGGTAGGCGACGAGCGGTCGGTTGAGGCTCGCGTACTGCGGCGGGTTGTACTTCGTCAGGTCGGCTATCTCGGGGTGGATGTCGCCCTCGGCCCGTTCCAGTCGGTCGTTGGTGAACGGTATCACCGCGTCGACCGCTTGCGAGAGGCGTGCGAGGCCGACGACGCCGTTCGTCTTCGGCCGACCGCCCTGTCGGGAGAGTTCGCTGCCCTGCGAGGGGAGGACGACCGAACTCAGGACGGGCTTTCCGACGATGGTGTCGTCGGGCAGGACGTGCTCCCGGAGTTTCTCCGCGAGGACGGGCGTCGACCCGCACCCGGTTCCCTTCGTCACGCTGTGGACGAACATCACGGCCTGGGAGTCGCGAATCTCCTGCGGGCGGAGGTCCCAGCGGTCGCGGAACGCGTTCTTTTCGCCCTCGAAGTCGTACTCGACGACTTTCGCACCCGTGTCCCACCGGTACCCCATCCCGGTTCCGTCGTGGCCCCCCATTCCGATGAGCGTGTTCGACAGGAGGTCGTTCCGGACGTACTGTTTCACCTCGCTCGCGTAGTACGTCTGTTCGAGTTCGCTGATGTTGGTGTTCAACATCCCGTAGCCGGCGAGGCCGCCCTGCCAGATGTACGCCCGGTCGGCGTCGCGTTCGTCCAGCGTCCGTCGGCGGAGCAGTATCGCGTCCACGATGTTGTTCCCGGCGCCCCCGACACCGATGACGTACCACTTCTTCCCGTAGGTCGTGTCCGCGAGGTCCGGCGCGGTCCGTTCGTCGGCCGTCTCGTCCGCTTCTTCGTCCGTCTGTGCCTCGTCGTCGTCACCGCCCCCGACGTCGGCGTCGACGACGCCGTCGTCGTCGAACAGTCGGTCGTGCGCCTCGGCGTACACCGCTTTGACGGACATCGGGTCGTCCCGGTGTGCGTTCGCCAGGTGCTCGTCGAGCGTGTTTGTCTCCCACTCTGCGGCCGTCCGGTAGCATATCTTGCATCGTTCAGTCATCGTTGAGTAGTGTGTCTGCGTGTGCGTCGTCTGCGCTCTCCTACGCGTACCGCTCCCGATACCGCTC from the Halogeometricum rufum genome contains:
- a CDS encoding FtsZ/tubulin family protein, yielding MTERCKICYRTAAEWETNTLDEHLANAHRDDPMSVKAVYAEAHDRLFDDDGVVDADVGGGDDDEAQTDEEADETADERTAPDLADTTYGKKWYVIGVGGAGNNIVDAILLRRRTLDERDADRAYIWQGGLAGYGMLNTNISELEQTYYASEVKQYVRNDLLSNTLIGMGGHDGTGMGYRWDTGAKVVEYDFEGEKNAFRDRWDLRPQEIRDSQAVMFVHSVTKGTGCGSTPVLAEKLREHVLPDDTIVGKPVLSSVVLPSQGSELSRQGGRPKTNGVVGLARLSQAVDAVIPFTNDRLERAEGDIHPEIADLTKYNPPQYASLNRPLVAYLEAFTLTSTPQLLSQEHDIRAKGDVFDVSDSFRPAQDKYPASIPLDETPAVVLAPVLGRLRGSEMTESSLDLLVRNTLLQNKLADFDPSTAWGGQFLVYGPDSKMERIRRHVTDGTMQEILNREEFLDGANTDSVETVDVQINQLSVPYLDDVYLWGALWNPEMPALESMYEHARDIKEGGSRQGESLREVWPHVESLFDCLGRENMA